The following are encoded in a window of Citrobacter freundii genomic DNA:
- the mscS gene encoding small-conductance mechanosensitive channel MscS translates to MQGFTLFPKIRSGLEWITGHSDAVIQFGWNIVAAVILLFIGKFVSRLLSRGLEKLLLKRKVDITIIQFFTALVRYIILAFFVVAALGRIGIETSSIIAIIGAAGLAVGLALQGSLSNFAAGVLLVSLRPFRAGEIVQIGAVTGTVEKEHLFSTTLLTADSKEVVIPNGKIISDNIINYSRHPFRRIDLVIGVGYQSRIAEVKRVITHIIEQDKRVDQSRGITVRLGELAASSLNFYVRVWVRNGEYWNTYYDLLENIKEAMDANHIDLPYPQMDIRVQNVPSQSQPQLQLVD, encoded by the coding sequence ATGCAGGGTTTTACATTATTTCCGAAAATACGAAGCGGTCTAGAGTGGATCACTGGGCACAGCGATGCAGTTATTCAATTTGGATGGAACATTGTTGCCGCCGTGATTTTACTGTTTATCGGTAAGTTCGTCTCACGGTTGCTTTCTCGCGGACTGGAGAAACTGCTGTTAAAGCGTAAAGTTGATATCACCATTATCCAGTTCTTCACTGCGTTAGTCCGCTACATCATCCTGGCATTTTTTGTCGTTGCGGCTTTGGGCCGTATCGGCATTGAAACGTCATCCATTATTGCCATCATTGGTGCCGCCGGGCTGGCCGTCGGTCTGGCGCTACAGGGATCGCTGTCCAACTTTGCGGCTGGCGTGCTGCTGGTCTCCCTGCGTCCATTTCGCGCCGGCGAGATCGTACAAATTGGTGCAGTCACCGGGACAGTCGAAAAAGAGCATCTTTTCTCAACGACCCTACTCACCGCTGATAGCAAAGAGGTGGTGATCCCTAACGGTAAAATCATCTCTGACAATATTATTAACTACTCTCGCCACCCGTTTCGTCGTATCGACCTGGTGATTGGCGTTGGCTATCAGAGTCGGATTGCAGAAGTGAAACGCGTCATTACTCATATCATCGAGCAGGACAAACGCGTTGATCAGAGTCGCGGCATAACCGTGCGTCTGGGCGAACTTGCCGCCTCATCGCTTAACTTCTACGTTCGCGTTTGGGTGCGTAACGGCGAATACTGGAACACGTATTACGATCTACTGGAAAACATCAAAGAAGCGATGGATGCCAACCATATCGACTTGCCCTATCCGCAGATGGATATCCGTGTTCAGAACGTCCCATCACAATCACAGCCGCAGCTACAACTGGTCGATTGA